The nucleotide sequence TATAAACATGATAAAGATAAAGAATACCTTTGTGTTTTAAAATAAATATTCTGTATGAAATTTCTATTAAGTTTATTGTTATTAACAACATCGGTTGTTTCGGCTCAAGCTCAACCTTATAAAATATTCAATTCTGAAGGGAAAGAAGTATCGTTTAAAAAAATGAGCAAAAGTCTTCAAAAAGCAGATGTTGTTTTATTTGGCGAATTGCACAACAACGCCATTGCGCATTATCTTCAGGTAAAAGTTGCGAAGGAGATGGTTGAAAATTCGTCTAAAAAACTGATTGTCGGAGCAGAAATGTTTGAACGTGATCAGGCAGAAATTCTTCAAAACTATGTAAAAGGAAATCTTGACGAAAAAGAGTTTGAAAAAGAAATGCGTTTGTGGCCAAATTATAAAACGGATTATAAGCCGTTGTTAAATTTTGCCAAAGAAAACAATATTAATTATGTAGCAACGAATGTGCCGCGACGTTATGCAAGTTTAGTTTATAAAAAGGGAGTAGAAGCTTTGGATACCTTATCGGCAGAAGAAAAATCGTGGATTGCACCTTTACCTTTTCCGTATGATAAGAATTTGCCGGGCTACGTAAAAATGATGGATATGTTTAAAGACAGCAACCACTCCAATGAAAATTTCCCGAAATCGCAGGCTATAAAAGATGCTACAATGGCTCATTTTTTAGTTACAGCATGGCAGTCAAACAGTATCTTTTTACATTTAAACGGATCGTACCACAGCGATAATTTTGAAGGAATTGGCTGGTATATCAATCAATACAATAAAAATCTACAAGTAAAAACAATTAGCGTTGTGGAGCAAAAAAGCGTAGAAAGTCTTGATAAAGAGTATCTTAATAAATCCAATTTTATCATTGTTGTTGATGCCGATATGCCTAAAAGTTACGAGTAAGTTTTAAAGGCAAATGACGTTCGACATTAAGACATTCGACTTTGGACTATTATAGTTTAAACTGATTATAAATAGCAAAATAAACCAATTAACATTTTTTTTGTTTTTATAATTAGCCGTATTTTTGTGTGATTTTTTAAGAAGAAAAACTAGTAACATTACATTATGGCAAAATCTGCACTATTAAAGTCGTCACTTGGTAAAAAATACTGGATGGCACTTACGGGGTTATTTTTATGCTTGTTTTTAGTAGGTCACTTAGCGGGTAACTTGCAGTTGATTTTTGGAACTGATCTTCAGTTCAATCAATATGCGTACTTTATGACCTCTAATCCGGCAATTAAAATTTTATCGTACTTAACGTATTTTTCAATCTTATTTCACGCGGTAGATGGTATCATGTTAACCATCCAAAATAAAAAAGCGCGACCGGTAGGATACGTAAAAAACAATGCAGCGGCAAACAGTACTTGGCAATCAAGAAATATGGCGATTTTAGGAACGCTGTTGTTGGTTTTCATTGCAACGCATATGGTGAATTTCTGGGCTAAAATGCACTTTTCAGAAATGCCTTTGCAACAACAAACGGTTTCTCAGCCGGTTCCAATGACAGGGCAAACTATTGATGTAGTTGTTTACAATACTACAACGGGAAGCTTTATTGCAAAACAACAAGTAGAAGGCGGAGAATTTGAAGTAAGAAACAATAAAGAATTCTACATTAAAGGTTCTGATGTTAAATTTGCCGAAGGTTATAAAGATTTGTACAAAATCACGGTAGATTTCTTTAAAGACCCTCAGTACGGATTAATTTTTACAATTTTCTATGTGTTCTCAATGTGTGTATTGGCATTCCATTTATTACACGGTTTTGCAAGTGCGTTTCAATCATTAGGGGCTAATAATCCTAAATACAACGGATTAATTAAAGGATTAGGTAAATTATTTGCAATCATTGTGCCTTTATTGTTTGCAATTATCCCGATTTACATTCACTTCATTAAATAATCATATAAAGTAAGATTGATTATGGCATTAGATAATAAAATTCCACAAGGTCCAATTGCAAGCAAATGGACAGACTATAAAAATCACATCAACCTGATCAACCCGGCAAACAAGCGTAACATCGATGTTATTATTGTTGGTACTGGTTTGGCAGGTGGTTCGGCAGCAGCCACTTTAGCAGAATTAGGATATAATGTAAAAGCATTTTGCTATCAGGATTCTCCTCGTCGTGCACACTCTATTGCGGCACAAGGAGGAATCAACGCAGCTAAAAATTATCAGGGAGACGGCGATTCTATCT is from Flavobacterium dauae and encodes:
- a CDS encoding succinate dehydrogenase cytochrome b subunit, encoding MAKSALLKSSLGKKYWMALTGLFLCLFLVGHLAGNLQLIFGTDLQFNQYAYFMTSNPAIKILSYLTYFSILFHAVDGIMLTIQNKKARPVGYVKNNAAANSTWQSRNMAILGTLLLVFIATHMVNFWAKMHFSEMPLQQQTVSQPVPMTGQTIDVVVYNTTTGSFIAKQQVEGGEFEVRNNKEFYIKGSDVKFAEGYKDLYKITVDFFKDPQYGLIFTIFYVFSMCVLAFHLLHGFASAFQSLGANNPKYNGLIKGLGKLFAIIVPLLFAIIPIYIHFIK
- a CDS encoding ChaN family lipoprotein: MKFLLSLLLLTTSVVSAQAQPYKIFNSEGKEVSFKKMSKSLQKADVVLFGELHNNAIAHYLQVKVAKEMVENSSKKLIVGAEMFERDQAEILQNYVKGNLDEKEFEKEMRLWPNYKTDYKPLLNFAKENNINYVATNVPRRYASLVYKKGVEALDTLSAEEKSWIAPLPFPYDKNLPGYVKMMDMFKDSNHSNENFPKSQAIKDATMAHFLVTAWQSNSIFLHLNGSYHSDNFEGIGWYINQYNKNLQVKTISVVEQKSVESLDKEYLNKSNFIIVVDADMPKSYE